In Immundisolibacter sp., the genomic stretch CTGGCCGGCGATATCGGCGGCACCAAAACCTTGCTGTTGCGCGCTCGCTGGCGTGACGGCCAAGCGCAGGTGCTGGCCGAGAAACGCTTCGATAGCGCCGCCTATGCCGACCTGGCCGACATGGTGCGCGAATTCCTGGCCGGCGCGTGCGCACCGGTTGCCGCCTGCCTCGCGGTGGCCGGACCCGTGCAGCCGGCACCGGGCGGCGGCACCCAGGCGCGCATCACCAATTTGCCTTGGCAGCTAGACAGTCGGCGGCTGGCGCAAACGCTTGGCATCGCGCGGCTACACCTGATCAACGACCTCGCCGCTGTCGGCTACGGTCTGGACCTGCTCGCACCCAGCGACCTGGTCGAGCTGCAGGCTGGCCAGGTGCAAGCGGGTAGCCTGCGTGCGGTCCTGGGCATCGGTACCGGGCTGGGCATGGCCCTGGTTGCGCCAGCGGCGGGGTCTGGGCGTGTGTTTCCTAGCGAAGCCGGTCATGTGGATTTTGCCCCTCAGGACGCCCGCCAGGTACAGCTACGGGAGTTCGTGCGCCAGCGTCTGGGCGGGGGGCGCGTGTCGTGCGAGCGCCTGGTGTCCGGATCGGGCCTGGCGCTGCACTACGAATTCCTCGGCGGCGACGCGGTCAGTCCGGATACCGTTGCCGCACGCGCTGTGGCCGGGGATGCACTGGCCGCCGAGGCCATGACCCTGTTCGCCACCGTATGTGGCGCAGCTATCGGCAATCTGACCCTGACCTGTCTGCCGTTCGGAGGGCTGTACCTGGCCGGCGGCGTGGTGCAAAAGAATCTGTCGCTGTTTGGCGGCAGCGTGTTCCTGGATGCCGTCCGCGACAAGGGCCGCATGGAAGCAGTAGTGAGGCAGGTGCCGATTTATGCAATCACCGAGCCGCGCATCGGCCTGCTGGGTGCCGCGCGCTATGCCACC encodes the following:
- the glk gene encoding glucokinase, whose translation is MELLAGDIGGTKTLLLRARWRDGQAQVLAEKRFDSAAYADLADMVREFLAGACAPVAACLAVAGPVQPAPGGGTQARITNLPWQLDSRRLAQTLGIARLHLINDLAAVGYGLDLLAPSDLVELQAGQVQAGSLRAVLGIGTGLGMALVAPAAGSGRVFPSEAGHVDFAPQDARQVQLREFVRQRLGGGRVSCERLVSGSGLALHYEFLGGDAVSPDTVAARAVAGDALAAEAMTLFATVCGAAIGNLTLTCLPFGGLYLAGGVVQKNLSLFGGSVFLDAVRDKGRMEAVVRQVPIYAITEPRIGLLGAARYATLENADV